The sequence AGCTGGGGGTCGTACGGCGCTTCATGGCCGCATACCCCGAAGCCGTCGAGACCCTGAACGAAGCGGTGACGCAATACGACGCCGTCGGCGACCGACGCGGCAAGGCGGACGCCCTGAACCAGCTGGGCATCGTGTGGTACCTGACCGCCGACAACGCCGACGCGGCCCGCGCCCAAACCGAGGCCCTGACTCTCTACCGGGAGCTGGACTACCGGCTCGGCCAGGCCAACGCACTCGCCGACCTCGGCATGGTGTGGCGCCAGATGAGCCGGTTCGACGCCGCGACGGAGGCGCAGAGTGAGGCCCTGTCGATCTACCGAGAGCTTGGCGACCGGTACGGGGAGGCGAACTCCCTGCGGGACCTGGGCGTCGTCCACTGCCTCACGGGCGCCTACGACCTGGCCGCGCGGCACCATCATGAGGCGTTCGACATCTACGCCGAGCTGGACGACCGCGAACACCAGGCGTATGCCCTCAACGAGTCGGGGGCGGTTCGGCGGCTCACCGGAGACATCGAGGGAGCGCGGGCAGCGCACAGCCAAGCCTTGACGCACTTCACCGAACTCGGCGACCGGTTCGGCAGGGCGAACAGCGTGCGTCTTCTGGGCGTGGTGGAGCGTGTGTCCGGGGATGCCCATGCGGCGTCCCGGCTACAGGAAGAGGCCCTGGACACTTACCGCGAACTCGGCAGCCGCGGGGGTGAGGCTGCCTCGCTGAGTGAACTGGGCGCGACCCGCGGCGTGCTCGGCGAGCGAGCCGGTGCCATAGAGGCGTTCGAGCGAAGCCTGGAGATCCAACGCGCCCTCGGCGACCGGTGCGGAGAGGCGGAGCTCCTGAATCACTGGGGCAAGTTGCTCGTTTCCAGCGACCCGGCAGACGCACGCGAGCACTTCCAGCAGGCACTTCGCCTCGCGCAGGACATCCACTGCCCCTTGGAAGAAGCGCGGGCCCTGGAAGGTATCGGCCGCTGCGACCTGGTGGTCGACGGACCAGTTCGGGCAGAGGACCTGCTGCGTACCGCGGTCATCTTGTACCGGCGACTGGGTGCGAATTCGGCAGCCGACGACGTCGAACGGCTGCTGGTGTCGCAGCGGGGTTGAGCTCAGCAGTGGCCGAATTCCCCATCAGTGTACGGATGTTGAGGGTGCTACGTTGCCTTTGGTCTGTTACTTCAACCCCGTCGCACCGTGCCGGGACTCGGCACGTTTCTCACGAGGAGTGTTGAATGCCGTCACCCACGTCCGTCAGGGAGCCTCGCGACATGATGCCTCTCAGCCCGGCATCCGCGGAGCCGACGGCCTCGGGTACCGCGGTCCTGGACCGTGTGGCCGCGCGCGTCCGGCAGCGGCTGGAAACCGAGCAGGCCGCGACGAACCGGGTCGGCGACGGCACCCACGCAGCCTCGCTCATCTGGCCCTGGCCGCTGTGAGCTCGTCCGCTCGATGACGCACCCCGGAGCCCAAGCTCCTTTCCGGACGTTCATCCTCAAGGTCGCCAACCGCTGCAACATCGACTGCGACTACTGCTTCGTCTTCAACTCCAAGGACCAGGCGGCACGGCGTCTGCCCGCCCGGATGGACCTGGACGTGGCCCGGGCAGCTGCTCGTCGGGTCGGTGAACACGCCGCAGCACACGATCTGCAGGCCGTCCATGTCGTAGTGCACGGCGGAGAGCCGTTGCTGGTCGGCGTCCGACACCTGGCCGACCTCTTGGGCGCCGTCCGGGAAGGGGTACCAAGCGGGACGCAGGTCCGATTCGAGCTCCAGACCAACGGGACCCTGCTGTCCGGCGGCTGGCTGAACCTCTTCGAACGGTACGGGGTGGCGGTGGGCGTCAGCCTCGACGGGCCGCCGAGCGCGAACGACCGGCATCGGCTCACCCACGCCGGGCGGTCGAGCGCCGCCTCCGTCGTGCGCGGCATCGAGTTGCTGCGGTCCCGGCCGCACCTGTTCGCGGGGCTGCTGGCCGTCGTGGACCTGGCCAACGACCCCGTGGAGGTTCACAACTACCTGGCGGCGTTCGAACCGCCCGTGATCGACTTCGGCCTGCCGCACGCGACCCACGACGACCCGCCCAGCCGCGGCTGCCCGAGCGTGCCCGAGTACGGGTTATGGATGAGCAGGGTCTACGACGCCTGGCTCGCTCGGCCCGAGTACCGGCACAGCATCCGGATGCTGGAGGACATCGTGGCCCTCAGCTCCGGCGTGCGCGGCTCGGTGGAGACGCTCGGCCTGGCTCCTCCGACGAGCATCGTGATCGAGTCCGACGGTTCGATCGAGGCCGTGGACACCC is a genomic window of Streptomyces griseochromogenes containing:
- the haaA gene encoding HaaA family cyclophane-containing RiPP peptide; the encoded protein is MPSPTSVREPRDMMPLSPASAEPTASGTAVLDRVAARVRQRLETEQAATNRVGDGTHAASLIWPWPL
- a CDS encoding FxsB family cyclophane-forming radical SAM/SPASM peptide maturase, translating into MTHPGAQAPFRTFILKVANRCNIDCDYCFVFNSKDQAARRLPARMDLDVARAAARRVGEHAAAHDLQAVHVVVHGGEPLLVGVRHLADLLGAVREGVPSGTQVRFELQTNGTLLSGGWLNLFERYGVAVGVSLDGPPSANDRHRLTHAGRSSAASVVRGIELLRSRPHLFAGLLAVVDLANDPVEVHNYLAAFEPPVIDFGLPHATHDDPPSRGCPSVPEYGLWMSRVYDAWLARPEYRHSIRMLEDIVALSSGVRGSVETLGLAPPTSIVIESDGSIEAVDTLRSVEEGATWLGLDVFHHSFDEALPHPKLLHRQYGKDTLAEKCRGCPLVDVCGGGYLPHRFSAAVGYRNPSVYCADLEYLIRHVQGSLRQHGWSPHTQATSSP